The Sesamum indicum cultivar Zhongzhi No. 13 linkage group LG6, S_indicum_v1.0, whole genome shotgun sequence genomic interval tatacaaatttctactaaaagaacaataattgcaagaataaaaaagtaaaagtatttGGTGGATAAATGAAGATGCATGGCTAAGGTCCACAAAATGTGGcctctttattatttattattattagataagaacacattttataagataaagTGTACATTTAATTGTGAGAGTTGAACCGATTTCCACATATAATTTGACAAGTACATTGACTTTTATTTGAGCCCACATCCACACACTTAATACTTTTGGGCATCTTACTTGCTGGGTATTGGCCTAGGACCTTCAATATGCAGTCTTGCAGTCCACTCGAACCGCACGGACCATCCCTAGGAATTGGGGGTGCTGGGCAATAAGGAAATTGTCCTgaccaaaaaattatcaatataagtTTCATGCcttgttttgaaaaaataaataaataaaaaatattcatgtaaATTACCCATGGATGGAGTGAAAAGAGCTAGCAAGACTGTTGCACCTAGCATCAAGATAATTGAAAAACTCTTCATCTTTTTCTAActtgaagatgatgatgaactGTGGTTGAGTTGAGGTTAATGTTTTATAGGTGttcaaaaatcaaatgttGACATGTTCTCATAATCTAATATTATGAGATTGCACatagtttctattttttttgttttgtttggtaagaattttaattttacttactCGTAGgttaatatgaattatttgaatcACACGcaccaaaaaattgataaaaccTACCAAGTATGTATTGTATGGTAAGGGAAGACTTGGGGATTAGAGATTAAGagcagatttttttttaaagcataaattattaatgaaatcaatttaaagaattattttaagtgaTAAGATGTAGTTACCAATTAATTGGAACGAATTAAAATTGAGTAAATCGCAACAttataatgagaaaattaattcttaacGTCATTTTTCACCACAATATAGTAATCTGCGTGCTTTAGAAACTTAAATAGGAATAGGATGCAATAAAGAAGAAAGTTTAGATGCaggaaataattttaaaataaatttaaaaaataatgaaattatatatattagattgtTTGAATGATAGTCaaacttttaataaataccACATTATTTCTCTTCAAAAGCAATCATCGTAGAAGAGTATTTTGGTAgtttacaaaatcaaacatatataaatgttatCTACCAAAACGTCTGTCCATAAGTTAGAGACTAAATCAATACTATGGTGTTGTTAATACatggtaataataataaaaaaaaggatgacatccaaattaatttatgtgatattatttttgttgaagcTGTCTTGTGTTGTTTTTACCGACTTTGTGTGTTGGTGTGTACTATTTTTTTGGGGTCTTTGGATTTCATTGTGTGGGTTAGGGGCCATCATGGTTGGGTGTTAGTTTAGTGGATAATGAAAGTGGCATCATTCTGTTGTGAGTTCCCTGATTGTGCAGATATGTGTTGACGTAggtttattgaatttaatttttatgttgttcGATTGTGGTTGGAGTGTTTGTGTTATATTCTGGTAAGAAATTCTTTGGAGCAGCGttgtacatatttaataataaaaattaaatggtaatgtgtgtgtgtttggaaTGAGGGAACTGAACAGCTccatagaaaattaaacataagaTTGTTATATGGAGAGAAAATACatctttaataataaaataataacgaGAATTGTATCTTTCTTCACTTAAAGTTCCTTCTTTCTCCACCATACCAACTCACCAGTCACCATTTTTGCTACTACCACAACCAAACCGAGTGCCGCTTGAATGGGCTCTCATCAACCGTCAAAGCTAGCACCATCTCAAATTTCTTCATGAAAACACCATCTTTGCCAACTTTACCACTACTCCCCACCTTTCTTGATTCAAGAATTACTTGTAACAAATGGTGAACTAGTAAGGTAATGTTCTAATGGCATAGCTTACAACATCGATAAATCTTATTTCGGAGCTCTATAAAGGACACATGAAATTCATGACTAATCAATAGCAAGTTAAAATATCCACGTATTCTTACCCATTAACAATCTTTCTGTTACATTAAGACAAATTTCATTGTCCTGCAAAcaagaataagaaataaaatgacgAACAAGAAGGCATGGGGAAGAACTATTTAGAAAAGAATGAACAATCATAGAAAGATCTGATCCTTTTTCCTGTGGGTGTAATAAACCATATCAAGATCTGTTTAAAGCATCCATATCAACTTTCAGCTACAGCAACCTCCTCCTTGAGAAGCAGCGCCATCTCTTCCCAATGATGGTCCTGGGATTCCTCCATATCCAACTTTGATTCCATATGACTGTAAATAGCAAGAAAGACGTATTAATGTCATCCTAGACAGttcatcattcaaaaaatgCAGTAAAACAACTAATAGTGTTTATGGTTGCTTGAGAAAGCAATCAAATTAAGTGACTGGTTTATGTTGTAAAACATATGCCAAAATTTTCCTTTTAGTGGAAAACAGCAATTCAAGAACAGTATTTTGGTACGATCcgtcataataatttaaacaaacaaATCATATAAATGAAAGTAACAGTTTTACATATTGCACAATATCTACATTACTATAGTTCATCCTGGGAGAGTATTTTCCATCATTTTCATGGAAACACAGAGATGCTCTTTTccacaaacttaaaaaataagtaaataggCAAACCACAAAGCAGAACatcttcaagaaaattcaGTGCAACTAGCACAAATCGTGTCACATTGCAAGAGATCTGAAGAAAAATCCACACAATTAGCTCAAATGATAACACACCTCATTAGACACATCAAAAACTCCATCCTGAATTTTCTTATAGATTGTTGAGGCAGTCTTTATAAATGCCTGCAAAATAGAACATGGTCGCAATAAACTCAGGACAACATAAAAGATGATATCAAACTTCATGGTCAACTACTGCAAAGATTTTTATACTGGGGATTGACTAATGGAAAAGGTAAAGGTTTATCACCTCCTCAACATTTTGAGCTGTTTTGGCAGAAGCCTCCATGAATATCAAGCCATGCTCCTTAGCAAACTGCTCTCCTTCCTCAATGCTTACAGCTCTTCTGTGAGCCAGATCACACTTGTTTCCTATCAGCATTATGGTCATGTTCGCATTTGCATGCTGCCTTGCATCTTCCAACCAGCTTGCAAGGTGGTTAAAAGTTTCCCTCCTGAAGAAGTGAAAATTCAGATCATTGAATTTAGTGTGATACATGAAAAATACTATACATAGAGAGATTGGCGACACCTGCAATAACAGAATCAAATATGCACGAAAGAGACAGCAAGATTTACAATACATTCCAAATGCATTCTCAACTATGATAGCTTTTATGTCATTCAGTGCTTCTACTCTTTTAGTTTAAGAAAACCAACTGCAAACAACACCACAgattaaaatgagaaaatatcatatcatTTCAGTGCAGCACTGCAGTTCATGGGATACAATGTTGGGTGGattcttataaaaattctGGAAGCAGATGTTACGGGAACCATGTAGATAAATTGGCATCTATTTCTCACAAAAACCACTTTGGACTACTTAATGACATGTAATTACTATGACAAACATAATATGTTACACTCACTATCGTTATGCAAGTGATCTGAAGCAAATAAGCCACATCAACATGGATTCATTAGTTCATCCAAAAGAACTGCATTCAAAGGGTagtttaaacttattttatgaaatatagtTAGTTACCAAAAGTTCCTGATAGAAAAACTTCCCAATGTTTTAGAATGCAGTCATGAACTCAGATAATTTTGTTGTGAAAAGGTGGACAAAATTGAACCACCACATGTCCACATGAAAGTAAGTTGTTTCTACACACATTTCAGTCAATCCTtagaatatatgaaaataagagCATACTTTTCCGCCCCTATTATGTAgtttctaaatatttaaacataaaGAATACCTTGTAATGTCATAAACAAGAAGTGCCCCAGCAGCACCCCTGTAGTAAGACCTCGTAATAGACCTGAATGATTCTTGACCAGCCTGACATCATAAAGGGATGACTAAAGAtgtcattaaatttaaagaaagtaTATTTACAAAAGATGGTAACATATGACAATGAAAAGTTTTTGCTTGTCAGAGCTATATTATTTCACTTATTCTGCGTATTGATAACACTGGCTATTGGCATATGCAGGTTAATATTGGTATTTCCATATCAAAAAATCTCGAAGTTATATCAAATTAAGGCATAAGGAAGGTAAGACAAACTGTGTCCCAAATCTGTAGCTTCATTGGTTTGTTGTCAATTGTGACCATTCTAGCCCCAAACTCGACACCGATGGTCAAGTCATGAACTGGCTGAAACCGTTTGTCTGTAAACTGAAGAAGCAAACAGGATTTCCCAACACCTGCAAGAAATATTCTAACTGATGAGTTCTACTCTTCTGTCAGCCATTTAATAAGATCATTTACTTCTATCTCTTGCATATCCAATAATGCCAAAGAATATACATCACTTTAAAACCAAGAGAAACTAATACAAGTGTGATTGCAACCCATAATGTCCAGTAAGGAGAAAAATTCAACAAGAAATGACCTAACAGTACTATATGCTTCATTTCCTTTGTGCTATATATTGGTTAGATCGTATTCAAAGCTTCTACTAATTTTTTAGAGTTCAGCCAAGTGAATGTAATAAGTCCTAAAACGCAAGTTACGCAACTCATTTTTTTCAACCGCCCAACCCCCATAGGAGGGGAAATCGACACCTTCGCCAACAATCATAAAGCAAACTCCTCACTTCTTCAGAAGATCTTTTTCAACTTGATATACACCCTCTCTAAGAACCAAAATATCTCCATCTTAATCCACTCCAACATAATAAAATGACAActttcaaataattcaaagcATACTCTACTTAATTGGTCCTGTTAAGTcttattcattattataattcttgattCAAATCGTCACCAAGTATGAATGTATCTAGAATAATATTGCTTAGATAATTAAAGATCAAATAGCTACTGCATCCTGAAATTCAAACAAAGCCCCCCTTCCTTCCAGATCAATGGACAACCAAATAAAAGTCAACAACAATAATCACTTCCAGATCAATAGACAACCAAATAAAAACCACAACAATTAATCACCATCACTTGCGCACGGGGAAggaaaccacaaaaaattaaaaaagcaaacaacaaacaaaaccctaaaaaaataaaaatcacataataccaacaaaaagcaattaaattaacataattaaacaacgaataattaaaaaaatacacatactTACCGGTATCCCCGATGATAATGTACTTGAAAAGGTAAGCATAAGACATGGTTTTTCCGGATCAAACTCcgaaaccaaaaaaaaaaattaaaacaaaaacgACTGATGGATTACAGACAAGTTTGCGCTGAATATATATGGAAGAAACAAAGGATTGAAGACGAAAGAAGAAGGATAGAGGAGGGGCTAATCTCTTTTTCGTTGTTGTATTATCGCTTCTCGGTGTTTGTGGGAATTGGGGAAGAAGCGCAGAATAGATCAAATGCTATGAGCTGTCGATGTTGCTTAGTTGGAGGGAACTCTTTTTAATTCGCATCAATACACAACTAATTACTTCTCCAATAAAGCTATTCCTTTTAATTCTCCTAAACtatttaatattcatatcaattatatcttaattatactgcaaatattattatatttattattttttaaaaaattatacatcaatcacacaaaTTTAATCCGGACCAGAGGCTTCAAATAGATAATTACATGAAAGTAGAATTCAAGTAGAAGCAgataatgaattaataataagtactATATAAAACTAATATATCACACCTTGGATTGAACTTGTAATCAAGAATTACGAGTTGTATTAGATCCAGccattgaataaaaatacttaaataagTGGGATTTTCGACCCATgtgaatgaataaaaatttgtatttgaaaatcaaaataaaagaaaatataataaattaaaagtatattgataaattaagaatttgcaaaaaatcaaatcaaaataaaagaaaatataataaattaaaagtatattgataaattaagaatttgcAGTACAATTTCTAGGTACTATCCTCTTATTCTTGTCTTCGAGACCAAGAAACGTGGGAGTCGACAAGTTGAGGACAGAACCACCACCTTGGACTTCTTTGAAGCtgcatctctctctctctccctctttctCGTATCACAATTTCAATCTTATTtagtatcaaatttaaataattaatcaataactattattatcatataaCTATAAAGTACTATTAAACTGGactaatatctatatattaataggaCTTGAATTTATGACTTTTGGTCGTGGGGCCTTATCTTTCGCggatttatttgatttctttattgtgttttttctttctctcttattttagtttttttttaaattatattataattattttgtatttctaaaatttatccaTTGTTCACTGTAAGTTCAATAGATACGTTAAAGtagatgtttttttttaaaaaagtacttAACTTTTTACGAAATATTAAAAggattttgatattataatttaaatttttaatcactCTAGTTCTGTGTGCAAGAGGATGCTAGAGTATATATCAATGATGTCTTACCAAATGTTTGAGTGGCATGGTGGTTAAAGTTATTATTGAGTGTAAGGTTTTAAGAACAAGTTCGACATCATTTGTTTTAGTCATATGAAATGTGTggatatttatctcattttatgtaaatatttatcttgttttttatttgaattattataatttatttattattaatagtcaTATAGATAgagttgaaatattattccGTATATCGAgataagttattataatttatttacggtgattagtattaaaaaaaaagggatgcTAGTATATGTAAACCATTGCTTCTTTGTGATCAGACAGCATGATGCCACACACATGTAATAAGAGATTCAAGAACAAAATTCAGCGGAGCATGAATAGCCAATTGGCTTAACTTCTATTTGTAAGAATTTCAATCCCACAAATGTCACAGCAGTAAGCTCCTATAGTTGTTTCACCACAATTGGACTTCTTACATAGTGCCTACCATCAGACCATATCAACTGCCCAAACACATAGTCCTTCACTGCACCACCAGGTTTCTTTACCTGTAGAGTGACCCTGAAGCGTTTCTCCTCTCCAGCTCTTTCAAATTTCAGGCTATCCGGCTCTACGTGAACCGATATCCCATGTGGGCTGCGCACACGAGCTCTATAGGTACCTGGCGAACCGACATTCTTTACTTTTCTAGTCACGGTGACCGAGCCGGTGAGGCCGGGAACAGTGATGGATGGATAGTTCAAGTCGATGAGCCTAATGGGCTGAGGGCATGCATATGGTTCTTCTGAGAACAACTGGATTTGAGTTTGGTTGTAGCCGAGGGCGCATAGGAAGTTCAAGTAATCGTTTGCTCCTAAGTCGTAAACCAGTCCAGGGTCCATTGCACGGTTAGGCTGCACATGCCCTCCTCCGTAGTTCAACGGTGTGGCTTTCAAGTAGGATGCATCTGTCAAGGGCTTCAATGTGTTGTCACGTGTTCGTGCTGCAAGAAACCGGTAAGAGAATTTGTGATTATTGGATCGAGGATTCAACGACGTGAAACTTTGTAAGTTTTGAGGAGATCTTGAGCATTACCAGTGGTCATGATGGCAGATTTAATAGCTGCAGGGCTCCAATTTGGATGGAGGGTCTTCAAGAGGCCGACGACTCCAGAAACATGAGGGCATGACATTGATGTGCCTGACACTGAGTTGAACAGAACACGTCGTTTGTCAAAGTCTTGATTCGTTGGTGCTTGTGCTTTCGTATAGGCAGCTATAATGCTCACTCCTGGAGCAGTGATATCCGGCTGGAAACAAAATTCTACTGATCAGTACTATAGACGAAATTGTAACAACCTCTGTCTTgtggaaattgaaaagagaCCTTTAGGATTTCTGGTGTGATGGTATTTGGTCCTTTGGACGAAAACGCTGCCATGAACGGAGCTGGTTTTGTGTGCAACTGAGTTGTTGCTTTTGTAATGTAAGCCACGGGAGACCTGCCAACATATTCACTACGTTTCATTTGAAGGAAGCGAGACAAAATATCATGAGAAAAATGAGGATCATATACAAGATCTATGTACTATTGCCCATcaacattttaattatagaattcTTGAAGAATGCAGGTATAAAAATGGGAGGTGTTCTAACCGTGTCGATTTGATATAAGAGAAAAGAGCAAGGCCATCAGTGTAATTGATCTGTGAAGCAGGAAGGACGTGAGGATCAGCAAGAATTTCATTGCCTGAGATCTGATTGTTGGCTAAAACCATTCCTACTGCTCCAGCCAAGGCAGCTTGCTCGCCTTTATCGACCCTTGCATTGTCTCCCCGTAGACAGACCAAGATTTTGCCCTTCACCTTTGTAGGGTCCAGAGTTCCAGCTTTACACAGAGCGCTGCATTAGTACAAAACGGTTTACTGTTGTCAGTCTTAACTTTGTAATGAAGTTAACAAGCATAGTTTCAGGAGAAATCTGCAAGAATGAGGTTGATCGTGTCCTTACGCTTCATCTGCTGATGCATTTGCAGCTTTGGCATATCTGGCAGAGATAATTGGGAATGACTTCTTTTTCAGCAATGATTTAGCTGAAAGGCTTTCTCCCTGTGAAGCAACAAAACAGTTTTCTTCAAGTGAACCTCACATTAAAGGAGTTGAGAAAGTAGAACAGAACAATAGACTGACTCTGAAGCGCATTTTGTTTCCCAGTACAACGTAACTAGGAAACTGGCGGTCCATGGTGCTTGCCCCAACCGTAATCTGCCAGGGTGCGACATTCGAAACAGTACCAGCATCAGGTCCCGAATTACCAGCCGAGCAAACGACGACAATGCCATGTTTCACTGCGTGAAACGACCCAATGGCAACGCTGTCATTGTAAAACGGAACAGGATCTCCTCCAAGAGAAACCGATAGCACATCAACTCCATCGTGAATGGCTATATCAAATGCAGCCAAGATATCTGCATCAAAGCATTCGTTGCCCGCCACAGGAGGCCAGCACACCTTGTAAGCAGCAACTCTTGCTCTTGGTGATCCTCCTTTCGCCGTTCCATTGCCAAACCCAAAAACACTCGCTCGAGACACAAAATTGCCACCAGCTGTCGATAAGGTGTGCGATCCATGGCCTTCAGTATCGCGTGGCGAGTCAAAGGTGGAATTGAGCGGTCCCACAACAGCACTATATCCTTTGTTGAAGTACCGGGCTCCAATGAGCTTCCTGCAGACGGCAACTAACACAATGTCAGGATGATAACACGTATATTAGGTGTTAAATGTTACATAGCACATATTTATCAAGACATTTcagttttcatttcattttcagaaaGTAATAACCAAGTTTGAACTGGCAATTTATTCAGGCAATTCATATGTCCCATAAAGCTGTCAATTTTAGGACAAGTCACTCCTATAGTGAATGGGATCTCAAAATTGCAATGTACTCAggaaacaaacatgaattTCAAGAGGAGCTGTATGAAtgaagtgaaaaaaaattgtatggaTGAATATAACCTGTTGCAATGAAAGCTGGGATCCACATCATTTTGGCAAATTCCCCTCCACTTCAATGGAACCGGTCCCATTTGTTCATCGCTAAAGCTTTTCGACTCCGGCCATACACCTATTTCAATTGCACAGCCTATGAAAGTGAGAATACACCCAGAAAGAGGCTCTTTGCAGCGGATTTTTAACAAAGCGAGAGAAAGAAGGGACATAAAATGATATACACAACCTTACAATTTGCTTAATGGTGAGATCTTGAACATTTAACTGTTTTCTCGGTCCAGTTACTTACATTGCTATTAACTGTCTCAGTTTTAGCAAAACCATGTAATTCCCACAGCAACTTGCTTCATGGCAATACAACATCGACACATTATGACCCTCCAATTCCAGCAGTGTTCCGTTGATACTTGTACATAGAATACTCTGTAGTGCCTCTGTGTTGCtacaaatttatcatatattccAACGTTTTAGGTGTTCTCAGAACTGCATAGCTAAAGGGTCTTCATACGGCATGCATAGCCACCAAGCGTATGAGAAAAACGGATTCAAACCATCCGAGAAACGAATCAACCTTTGCTAATAAAACAACTATTTTTATCAGCTCATGGGGTCAACCctgagataattttttatcaagaaGGCTACAGTTACCAGAACATTTTGTCGAACGTGCTAGTGGTTGGCCATGTACAGCACCCAATGAGATATGGGGAAGCATAAATCTCATATAAAACTATACAACTTTGGCTCCATAACCCCACACTTCCATTACTCTAATTTGCGGAACGTAAACGACAAGTTGTCTTACATCAAACAAGTCAATGATGCAGATGCAAGTTAATAATAGCCACATTTCTTGCCCACAAAGTGCCAAACACTGATGGGAgcaaacaataaaattattatagaacCAAACAGATTCATGTTGGATACTATCTAAACAATAAACCGAAGAAAAGAAGCCGATAGCCTTGGACTAAATTTAACTGGTATTCATACTTCAGATAAGATTTTCAGAAGAATAACACTGTCTTGGCAAGATAAAACTGACCGGTATCAAGATTGCCAATAATCGTATCTTCGCCGAATCTAGCCTTCTTCCACAGAGAGCTGGCACTGATTTCTCCATTGTTCTCCAGCCCAAGAAAATCCCATGACCTCGTTGTGTGTAATTTTCTTCCTTGATTCAAGAATACTGAGACAACCTTGGGATGCTCTGTCATATCAGGTTATACACAAAAACCACAGTGATCGCATAAGAATCAATGTGAAACTTTTCAGAAATCATAGGTAAAAACATTGATTTCTCCAAAATAACTTACTGGAAATTTGAACTGCTTCTTCATCTTCAAGGGATGCAGCAAATCCATTGATGTGTCTAGTGTATGAGTAGAAAATGGCATCTCTGGCCTTACCAGAACTGTAAAAGATGAAGATGGGATGATCAAGAAAGTTCAAATGAGTAAGAAATGAACCAAAAACTCAatcttgaatatttttacaaactcAGCAATACCTTCCCAA includes:
- the LOC105165541 gene encoding subtilisin-like protease SBT5.3, with translation MRTNTHAYLLSLLVLTLLLRPTFATKKSYVVYLGAHSHGTQVTSSDYDRVTESHYEFLGSFLGSSGKARDAIFYSYTRHINGFAASLEDEEAVQISKHPKVVSVFLNQGRKLHTTRSWDFLGLENNGEISASSLWKKARFGEDTIIGNLDTGVWPESKSFSDEQMGPVPLKWRGICQNDVDPSFHCNRKLIGARYFNKGYSAVVGPLNSTFDSPRDTEGHGSHTLSTAGGNFVSRASVFGFGNGTAKGGSPRARVAAYKVCWPPVAGNECFDADILAAFDIAIHDGVDVLSVSLGGDPVPFYNDSVAIGSFHAVKHGIVVVCSAGNSGPDAGTVSNVAPWQITVGASTMDRQFPSYVVLGNKMRFRGESLSAKSLLKKKSFPIISARYAKAANASADEAALCKAGTLDPTKVKGKILVCLRGDNARVDKGEQAALAGAVGMVLANNQISGNEILADPHVLPASQINYTDGLALFSYIKSTRSPVAYITKATTQLHTKPAPFMAAFSSKGPNTITPEILKPDITAPGVSIIAAYTKAQAPTNQDFDKRRVLFNSVSGTSMSCPHVSGVVGLLKTLHPNWSPAAIKSAIMTTARTRDNTLKPLTDASYLKATPLNYGGGHVQPNRAMDPGLVYDLGANDYLNFLCALGYNQTQIQLFSEEPYACPQPIRLIDLNYPSITVPGLTGSVTVTRKVKNVGSPGTYRARVRSPHGISVHVEPDSLKFERAGEEKRFRVTLQVKKPGGAVKDYVFGQLIWSDGRHYVRSPIVVKQL
- the LOC105165540 gene encoding ras-related protein RABB1c — protein: MSYAYLFKYIIIGDTGVGKSCLLLQFTDKRFQPVHDLTIGVEFGARMVTIDNKPMKLQIWDTAGQESFRSITRSYYRGAAGALLVYDITRRETFNHLASWLEDARQHANANMTIMLIGNKCDLAHRRAVSIEEGEQFAKEHGLIFMEASAKTAQNVEEAFIKTASTIYKKIQDGVFDVSNESYGIKVGYGGIPGPSLGRDGAASQGGGCCS